From one Triticum aestivum cultivar Chinese Spring chromosome 4B, IWGSC CS RefSeq v2.1, whole genome shotgun sequence genomic stretch:
- the LOC123092334 gene encoding uncharacterized protein — MTKPPAADRPRMTLEDYVLFFTTRSGRHLTIDQLNQILFMHGFKKLYNSNKPVIVDALNSLDLLRPRRATVSINAVAPPPGAAGPSAALLSTEAVKRDIQDLGWRECPVGSVLSVHAGAAASSPVPLATIRPGSAAVVQRVSPPSTLSASSSPCPAAPGVDGTRKRTLRGQGKAATKRKERRMRELLRLPSVEVQDMPADAAAQGSSGGIASAV; from the exons ATGACGAAGCCACCAGCGGCCGATCGGCCGCGGATGACGCTGGAGGACTACGTCCTCTTCTTCACCACCCGCAGCGGTCGACATCTTACCATCGACCAACTCAAtcag ATCCTCTTCATGCACGGCTTCAAGAAGTTGTACAACTCCAACAAG CCGGTGATCGTCGACGCGCTCAACTCGCTCGACCTACTGCGCCCGCGCCGCGCCACAGTCAGCATCAACGCCGTGGCGCCCCCGCCGGGCGCCGCGGGCCCCTCCGCGGCCCTGCTCTCCACAGAGGCCGTGAAGCGCGACATCCAGGACCTCGGCTGGCGCGAGTGCCCCGTCGGCTCCGTCCTCTCCGTCCACGCCggggcggccgcctcctcccccgtgCCGCTCGCCACCATCCGCCCGGGCTCCGCGGCCGTCGTCCAGCGCGTCTCCCCTCCGAGCACACTCAGCGCCTCCTCCAGCCCGTGTCCCGCGGCGCCCGGCGTGGACGGGACCAGGAAGCGGACCCTGAGgggccaggggaaggcggcgaccaagagGAAGGAGAGGCGCATGAGGGAGCTGCTCAGGCTCCCGTCCGTCGAGGTCCAGGACAtgcccgccgacgccgccgcccaggGCAGCAGCGGCGGCATTGCCTCTGCTGTGTGA
- the LOC123092333 gene encoding extensin, producing the protein MVKERLTLTLERYHRFFVDPYATRLTTVHLNNIIYMHGFARLHGKKSQIMDHMVGQVDLQPPRRSTLHGSAALAPPSAARIAAAQASADVDAIGWAECPIGCVTAFSAFADPPDPVEPMPPPAHHMLALAMPLRRPRSKRTRTSPYQLPAASNTAKVKEEAVMEEEGEDMSLATPSPPRWMRSPTPPPPPPSPTPRPQTVVPPPLWMRSPTPPPPPPSPSPRPQTVVPPPSPPCRGQPELEPTLSRPPGFGSPPEPCRSRPTLERILPTPPPPGFGPPPEPCRSGPTLEPILPTPPPPGFGPPPEPCRSGPTLEPILPTPPPPGFGPPPQPCWSRPTLAPPPTPPPGFGSRQVAPPPPHLSWGLPLRPPSGPGAPTFTQHLQPAGPAPLWRSPMSPSYPAPCWGAPSGPPPAQAPWRWPHPPPRWAPPHMLRPPPPPWDCMRPFAPPMPPQHPPHFEMQHTPPAPGACSGRQVIYF; encoded by the exons ATGGTGAAGGAGAGATTGACCCTGACGCTGGAGAGGTACCACCGCTTCTTCGTCGACCCCTACGCCACCCGCCTCACCACCGTCCACCTCAACAAC ATCATCTACATGCATGGTTTCGCCAGGCTCCACGGCAAGAAG TCCCAGATCATGGACCACATGGTGGGGCAGGTCGACCTGCAGCCGCCGCGCCGCTCAACGCTGCACGGTAGCGCCGCGctcgcgccgccctccgccgcgcggaTCGCCGCCGCACAGGCCTCGGCCGACGTCGACGCCATCGGCTGGGCGGAGTGCCCCATCGGCTGCGTCACCGCCTTCTCCGCCTTCGCTGACCCGCCGGACCCGGTGGAGCCCATGCCCCCGCCCGCCCACCACATGCTCGCGCTGGCGATGCCCCTGCGCCGCCCACGCTCCAAGAGGACGCGCACCTCCCCTTACCAGCTCCCTGCCGCGTCCAACACGGCCAAGGTGAAGGAGGAGGCGGTCATGGAAGAGGAGGGTGAGGATATGTCGTTggcgacgccgtcgccgccgcgatGGATGCGCTCCCCTaccccgccacctccgccgccgtcgcccacgccGCGGCCACAGACCGTGGTGCCTCCGCCACTATGGATGCGCTCCCCTACTCCGCCACCTCCGCCCCCGTCGCCCTCTCCGCGGCCGCAGACCGTGGTGCCTCCGCCTTCGCCGCCGTGCAGGGGCCAGCCTGAGTTGGAGCCGACCCTCTCTCGTCCACCAGGCTTCGGCTCGCCGCCGGAACCATGCAGGAGCCGGCCTACGCTGGAGCGGATCCTccccacaccaccaccaccaggctTCGGCCCGCCGCCGGAACCATGCAGGAGCGGGCCTACGCTGGAGCCGATCctcccaacaccaccaccaccaggctTCGGCCCGCCGCCGGAACCATGCAGGAGCGGGCCTACGCTGGAGCCGATCctcccaacaccaccaccaccaggctTCGGCCCGCCGCCGCAACCATGCTGGAGCCGGCCTACGTTGGCGCCGCCTCCTACCCCACCACCAGGCTTCGGTTCGCGCCAGGTGGCGCCGCCTCCTCCGCACCTGTCCTGGGGCTTGCCGTTGCGACCGCCGTCGGGCCCAGGAGCGCCTACGTTCACGCAGCATCTTCAGCCTGCAGGTCCGGCACCACTCTGGCGCTCGCCGATGTCGCCGTCTTATCCGGCACCGTGCTGGGGCGCGCCTTCTGGGCCGCCGCCGGCGCAAGCGCCTTGGCGCTGGCCACATCCACCGCCGCGCTGGGCACCACCTCATATGctgcgcccgccgccgccaccctggGACTGCATGAGGCCGTTTGCACCTCCTATGCCGCCGCAACACCCGCCGCATTTTGAGATGCAGCATACGCCACCGGCACCGGGGGCGTGCTCGGGCAGGCAGGTGATTTACTTCTAG